The segment TTCACTCTATCACCACAACAGCTCTACCTCAGCAATTTTTTTCCCAATTTAATGGTCCAAATCCTAGGTTGTGGATAAAGCGATGCGGCACTTCCTTTGATGTCTACAACATAGATCCTTGTCTTTGGGTACGGGTAGCATCAATGCACTTAGTAGGATTTGCTACGCTTTGGTTTTAGTTTAAATTGGGATGCTTTTGTTCTTGCTATCTCTATCTCATTACTTTGTCCATGCATGTCCACAAAATGGTCACACTGGTTGGCATTTGGGCAGAAAAATCACGTATCGCTGTGTCGCCGTATCCGTATCGGCGTATCCGTATCAACATAGGCCGCTGAAGAAGCTGATGGTGATAAGGAGGCTCGAGCGGAAGACGAACTTCTAACTTGAACTTGGTCACGAATCACGATTCTGAACTGTGCCTAAGGGCAACGGTGGTGGCGAGTACGGTAGTTCGCCAGAGTCCGAGACCTTGTATCCACTAAATACTATTACCTATAGTGTGCTAGAGTCCGGTAACAGTTTGGAACTGTGATACATCACAAACTTTAGCAATTGTGGTCTTGTGGAGCCGAAGTTACAGGACACTGGAAGGCCACTAAAGCTAGGACTTGGGTTGCATCAGGCCAACTCCGGCTCGGCCAGCTGAGGTCTAACTTGCCCTTTAAACGGACACAATCActtcttgtcaaaaaaaaaaaaacggacACAAACATagcctggacgcacatgatgctgCTTATGGCACAATACAGGAAATATTCGAAGATCCAGGATTCCAGAATATTGTGATGGTATGTATATTTATTTGAGAGtagacaagaatacccaaaaggAGGAAACTGGAAACGACAACACAGAAATGGAGGTTAGGAGCAGTGCACTAACCTGGAAGGAAACACGCAGCTCCCATGACCTGCAAAACAATTCGCCGCACCGACACAACAAGATTATACATTCCGTAGGAACAAtccaaccaaaaaaaaaagagaactaAAAGAAAAGTTCAAAGCCGAAGAATGCTGCTGATTCAATCATTCAAAGCGTGGACAAGAGATTCGGGGTTATTACTGGGGTTGAGCGCGGTGAGTGCGGCGGCGCCGGAGAAGTCGCAGGCGGCGGGGCTCGCGGCGCCGCCGGAGCGGAGGAAGTAGTCgttgaaggcgtaggaggcgtgcTGCTGGAGGTCGGGCGGATCGAAACAGGCGCCACCCTGCTGGATTGCCGCGCAGTCGGCGCGGCCGCCGTCAACACTGCACGCCCAATCGATGGCGCTCTGCAGCGCGCCGTCCTCCGCGTTGTTCTTGGCAACGCACCACAGCTGGCCCCCACCACTCATCCCTACCGCCCCCGCCGCGGCGGtgccgacgaggaggaggaggcggagggCGAGAAGGGAGGCTGCCAGCATTGGGTGCGCCTGGGTGGCGATTTGGGGACGAACCGGAGGAGGATTCGAATGCTACCGTTGCGGGAGGGGACAGCCAGCTTGGGAGCCGGGAGGCGTGGTGCATCAGGGTCACACAAcaaggccttctttagttcacactgaaaaccaaaaagttttcaagattcctcgtcacatcaaatcttgtggcacatgtatgaaacattaaatatagacgaatacaaaaactaattacataatttagctgtaaatcacgagacgaatcttttgatcctagttagtctatgattgaataatatttatcacaaacaaacgaaagtgctacactaccgaaaacttttcacttttcaaaactaaacaaggcccaagtgggGAAATTCACTACCGCTTTCGCTTCCGCCCCGGCTTTTCAGCTTGCTTTTTCCAGGAATGCGCTgtgatgtgtttttttttttcagtttgCAAGACTGTGGTGTTCTTTTTCAATTTTTAAAACTGTGGTGGCAGATTTAGGATTTTATAGTGCACAGTTTCTAATTACTGTTATTATATTTAACTTTTGTATAGTGTTGTGATCAAATATATGTTATATGAACTATGTACCGTTCAGCGTATATTTGGAACATGattttttccctatgaaattgAACTGATTCTTGTTAAATTTCTGCATGATTCAAATTCCTGCATTCCAAACAAACTCCCAAATTGTATCCAAATTGAATATAGTCATTTTAGACAATAAACATAGTTTATtgttttttatatttcatgTCAGCAAATAAACATGATCAACTGaatatattaattaattttcATATTCATCAACAAATATGTATTACAATAATTACATATAGCATATCCCAAACTATAGATATTGGCCCCTGAACTTATTTCAAATATTCCAAAACTATAGATATTGGCCCTTGAACTTATTTCAAATATGCTCTTTACCCCTTTTAAGCCAAAATGAGTTGGAAGATCTCGAATATTACTATCTTTTTTCTTCAACTCTCAAGTTTAACATAATCTTCATTTGAGAATTTTGATTCCTCAATAAATAATTGTACTTGGAGCCTCATTCAAATTAAGGTTCTTTTCAATGTTTTCTTCCTTTTCATCTTCAACTATCATCCTCATTTAGATTCAGGTTTTCAATGTCTTCTTCCTTTTCATCTTCAACTAGCATATTACAGTGCATGGAGAACGTCATCATGTGGATGTTGATGGAGCTCATACAAATAGTGTAGGTCGAGCTTGGTGAAGAAGCAGGCACCATTCAGCTCATCTAGCAACTCGTTGACCACCAATATCAGAAACATGTCCTTGATAATGATGGAGTTGAGTGCTCAGTAGTCGACACAGAAGCACCACAAGCCATCAGATTTCTTGACTAGCAGGACAGACGATGGGAAGGTCGAGATGGGTCGAATGTGCCCTTGGGCAAGGATAGTGTGGCACTAGCATTCCAGCTAATCCTTGTGCGCTGATGGGTAACACTAGGAGCAGATAGGCAGTGACATGGATTTTGAAAGGGCAAATGTGGTAGTCATGGGAGCACGGTGGAAAAAGCCCATGTGGATGGATCGATGAAGATGTCCTCTTAAAGTTTGCTAGGAGCACATCGATGAGGTTGCCCCACTTGAGAGACGATGCAGGCTTAGGCTCTTGTCACTGAAGACTCTATGCCAACAGATCTGATGGTCTCCATGCCAAAAGGGACATGGTGAGCTTGCTAAAGTCCTAGAGGATCAGGCCCAGCATGGCTAGCCACTATGTTACAAGGAGTACGTCGTAGCCAGCAAGTGTCATGATGAAGAAATTAGTGGTGAAAGCCTCCTGGTCGATGGAGAACTATGCCTAGCGGAGGACGCTTGACGTGGGTTCATAAACGCGGTGAGCATTGTGGCTGTCTATTGGAAGTCAATGTGTCAGTCTAGCAGTGGCTCGGACACTCAAAAACACAAAGAGGGACACAACAATTTATCCCTGTTCAGGCTTCTGGGCCCTACATCTAGCAGTATAGTGTTCTTTATATTAATGAATGCTCAATAAGAGATTACAATGGTGGAAATCGAGAGAGTTTGATACGGTATTGCTCAGTGCTATACCTGTTTATTGATGTCATTATTCCTCAGTGAGTAAGAAACGAACCTTCTCTAGCTAAGGTTCTCTAGTTTTCTTAGAAATTGTCCCCCTTTCTATAGGAGTCATCCCTCTTCTTAAAATCCAAGGAAGGCTTGAGTAAAAGTTGGTTTGAGTTCTAGTCTATGGTCCATGCACTAGGTGCATGAGTGTCTTGTCACAGCATGGATGGACCTTTCCTTGTACATAGAGGGGAGTCATTAGAGCCGCAATTATCTCCTGACGCTGCTACTACCATTATGGCTCTTGAACATTAGGAGATGTATGCTACGGTGCGGACTTCCCTAGGTGAACCTTCTCGAGGCTTCCTTGGTTGGCATGAAGCGTCCACCTAGATGGTCTAACGATTGGGCCCTAGAGCCCTTTGCCTCAGGAGATGGTGAAGTCCCTTGTCTTGTTGGGTCACGCTATTTGAGTGGCTTTGTCGAAGGAGTGGCCAACAGGGCCTTACTTTAGTTGAACAGGCAAATGTGTGACATATCTGTACCTGTCAAGCCTAACATGCCTGATAGAGTACATGTGGCTCAGGATGTTCATCATTGTTGACGGCCACTAAACACCAAATATAACCATCAGCTATTACATAAATTCATATGAAATGAACCACAAAGTATAGTTGTAGGGTTTGATCCTAACAagttctatgagttttggtgctCTCGTTTGGTAGGATATCTAAATTTTGCATAGAATAAAAGTATCTTAAATGATGCATTGAAGTGCACCACTATGAAGAGCTTGTTTAAACAATCAAAACGGACCtatcatttgctatatttgaaGTCCagaataaaaaaatcaaatcaaCGGTGAAACCAACATGGGAAGGCTCTAGAACATTCAAAGAAGGCATGTCATCGAAGATGGGCCCAAATGGACCCCATAGTGGATCGGCTAGGCTAAGTCCCATGTTGACCGCCCTACTACAGCGTCGTCTCACCTCCAGCTTCCAGAAACTTCCTCCACCTCTTCCCTAGGTTGCATCTACACCGTCCTTAAAGTTAGTTTAATCCAAGGGCTCACATTCATCCCATCGGCCTATATAAGCAGCCATGTACACCCTAAGGTAGAACATcccagaaaccctaattcatatctTAGGAGATCAATTGAGGAGGTGTCCCATaaaaggataacctctcctttAGATCAACATCAGGAGAATTAGGACTAGACTccccaatgtagtagattagttctagttgagAGCTAGGGAGAGTCGAGCTACGCTCAGGTTCTAGAGAAGTCTTTAAAGGTCAGGTATatctttatatcttataagacctatattttattatatttatcttctctattacTTTTATGCCTTCTAATGTGTTTGGTTACTATAGTTATCATACCTTTGCATAGGATCTCCGCtcgcatcgagtgctctagttatcgtacatgattagagtagtaatcaatAGTATAGATATGGTGTCTAGCCTATAGGTTACTTGAGATTGCACCCAACCCTATGGATAGTTATGGTAGCCCCAGGTGGTGACAACCTTGATGGCTGACGTAGTTCACCACATTCGGGAACTTTCTAGCTCCTTCCTCATCTTTTTTTGTGGCTAGTGTTCTGATATCTCGAAGTTTTATTGTGTGATCTCTATATCTACTTCAGTTATCATAGAACCAAACTAATAGAGAAGTAAATAGGAATTGTCCTCTCACTTAGCTAATATGCTCTTTTAAGTTAGTAGATGCATTATAGTAAATTATCAGTCTCTTTAACCATTACTTCCCTATGGATAAATACAATATTATGGAATACTCTTAGGTAAAAGCTATAACAGTATCCGTACGCTTGCAGAATTTTCTGTGTGCGCTAATAAATACCAACAATCATCCAAGTAATAGCTCAGGTATACGTTGGATTGGAGCCAGGCTGGGCTGCCGCTGCTCAGCATTTCATTAGCTAGACTGGCCTTTGGGTGGAGTCTGTGATGGGCAGGGACGTCCCAAAGCCCGTGCGGCCCGTGCGATCGAACTGGGCCCCCAAAATTTATGGGCTCCAAAATTTAATAAATGTTCTAAGTATATATAATCATTTTAGGACTCAATAAACATGGTCAGCTACTTTCTTCGAGAGAAAGGATATTGAGTCTATGATTGTGAGTTAGAAAAGTCTATAACCGATAATTCTTCTTCACATAAGTTTATAACCCTTCGTGAGTTTGTGGCTTCGTCCCTTGGACTTGTTCCTCGCTCTTGGTGTTGTTCGTCGCTCAAAAATCGAGACCTAGTAGCAATCCTAGATGGCCGGATCCAATTTAAGAAGTGTTCtaagtatatataataattttaggtttgttttaattagtaaattagTCACAAAGACTTAATAAACATGGTCTGCTACTTTCTTCGTGAGAAAGAATATTGAGTCTATGATCGTGAGTTAGAAAAGTCTATGACCGGTAATTCTTCTTTACATAAGTTTGTAACCCTTCGTGAGTTTGTGGCTTCGTCCTTTGGACTTGTTCCTCGCCCTTAGTGTTGTTCGTCGCTTAAAAATCGAGACATAGTAGCAATCCTAGATGGTCGGACCCAGATTAGGACGCCAGACGGAGATCATTGCCTGGTATAAATTCCATGCAGAATATTTAGTTAATCTTTTATACATTATTCTTTATAATTATGATATTTGATATTATTTGTTTAGATTTTGACAATATATGCTAGGCCTCCATTTATTGTTTTGAACTGGACCTCATATTTACCCAAACGCCCCTGGTGATGGGGACAAGGGGCTAAGCCCGACCTCTAACAACCAGGTTGATTGGGGTGCACTGAGTCCTGGTGGTCTTGGACTAGATGCCCCTCTAGGGGTTTTCGAGCTCTAATCTTATTTCATGAAGTGCATGGGACGACTTGGTCTGGTAGTGGCGGCTGACTGTCGAAGAGGTGAGAGCACGAGAACTGGTGCCAGCCAGAGGTTGGAGATAAGGTCAAAAAGGATATTTCCCCCATCTTCTCTCCCcgcaaaataaaaaataaataaaataatcgCTGTGATATCTTATAGCAAATAACTAGGGATGAAAATAGATAGAAATGGTCAGAAACCCCTAAATAGTTTTCTACTTCTACATTTGAATACGAAAACGAAAGTGAAAGCGATAAAGCTTAATACGAAAACAAACACAAACTTATGAAATGGCCCATAGTACCAAGTGCATAACAATTAACAAGTGTCTAACCAATTGCATAACAATTAACAAGtgctacaactttcatataaaAAGTATCTccatttgacaccatataagaaaGATATAATTTTTCTAAGGGGAGACACGCTTGTACACGATTAATATATTGCTGAAATCTTATTTAATTTTTTGAGCATCTTTATAACCTTAAATGAAAatatcaaatgaaaaagttctaGATCTCACCGAGAACTACAAGTTTTATATAAAAATCATCTTTATCGGGATAGTATAAAAAAGATACAATTTTTCAAAGAATAGACTTTCTAGTGGCCCAAAAATGGTACTACTGTATTTTAAGAATGGGATATCCCAAATAAAAACTAGAAAAGTAGAAAATAGTCGGGATAACACCTAAACCATTTCTATCCCATTCTTGAATTGGGAATACCATATTCTGGACCGATTTAAAATTTGTCTAAACATACAAATTCGAGTAGATCAAATGTAGAAAACAATGCGAATGATACATATATCCTGATTGTTTTCATCCCTATAAATAACCGTAATTTCATAATGGTACTCAGCATGTTAGCGGTGTGAACCGGTCAatcttatactcttataaagctaaaccccactagagatttctctcaacatgcaagctatccacatcaacaatccactaaaacttgcaatta is part of the Sorghum bicolor cultivar BTx623 chromosome 10, Sorghum_bicolor_NCBIv3, whole genome shotgun sequence genome and harbors:
- the LOC8072670 gene encoding PLASMODESMATA CALLOSE-BINDING PROTEIN 5 — its product is MLAASLLALRLLLLVGTAAAGAVGMSGGGQLWCVAKNNAEDGALQSAIDWACSVDGGRADCAAIQQGGACFDPPDLQQHASYAFNDYFLRSGGAASPAACDFSGAAALTALNPSHGSCVFPSSASPKNGSFTGTTTYGPTGADFSNSFSWKLNFWSLLLHISSSVMFCAATHVL